The genomic segment CCTTCAAATTATCATGAAAGATCTATCGCCAACGATAATGGCTCCCCAGTAAGGCAAGCTCaatttgatgataaatTCCAGATTCTTaacttaaaaaatttaccTTCTTCAAACGAAGCGCCTGCACAGCTAAGAAAGTCATCCCTAGAGGAAAAAGTGCAATCAAAGTCAAATTCTGATCTATTTGAAAAAGTCGAACCAAGGATTATaaacaatttcaatgaGATTAAAGAAGGAAATACTGAAGCAATCAATCctaaaatttcaaagttgttttcaaattctcGAAGCATAGTAGGAAGTAAAGCAGACTCCTCTCACTTTGAAAGTAAAAATACAGAATCCATTGATGATAAAGCTGCTACTGACGAAGATGAAGACGATGTTGGGAATGAAACTGTAAgaatcaataaaaatataacaacGAATACTGCTCCAGTTAACTCTGACGctgaaagaagaaaactggaacaagaagaaaagaagaaattggcGCAAATGAGAAAGAAGGCAGCTgaagaaaaacaaatattgcTCGAGGTAGAGAAGCATAGACTAGTTGAAGCAGCAAAACAGAAGGCAGCTgaagaaaaacaaagatTGCTTGAGGAAGAAAAACAGAAGGCAGCTGAAGCAGCCAGGAAGAAAATTGCTGAAGAGAAACAAAGATTACTTGAAGCAGCCAAGAAGAAGGCAGCTgaagaaaaacaaagatTACTCGAGGAAGAAAAACAGAAGGCAGCTgaagaaaaacaaagatTACTCGAGGAAGAAAAACAGAAGGCAGCTGAAGCAGCCAGGAAGAAAATTGCTgaagaaaaacaaagatTACTTCAGGAGAAGGAAAAGAAGGCAATTGAGGAGAAGCAAAAACTAGTTCAGCAGAAGCAAAGATTAGATAAAGTCGCCAAACAGAAGGCCATGGAGgagaaatataaattacttgaagaagaaaagaagaaatcaGCTGGCCATCAACCAGCTAGTACTTCAGTTGCCACACCAGTGAACTCTATAGCTGGTgtgaatatattgaaagaattaaaagCAAAATATACTGATCCTCAACCTAGAGTCTCTTCCGGTTTGAAACCAAACTCAAATTCTTCTGATGATTCAAGTGAAGATGATTCATCAAACTCATCATCTAGTGAGCAAAGTTCCAGCTCTGAAGAATCTGGCGAAGAAGAAAACTCTCACAAAAAGGTAAGAAGAGGCATAGTTGGAACACCGAAAGGCCAACTAGGGACCAGAACGCCACCTCTAAGGTCAACTTCTTCAACTGCTACAACTAGCCTTTTAAATAACGATGATAAAAGTAAAATGGCTGTTACCAAAAAATCTCCATCTGATAAGATAGAAGAATCTTTGTCAATCGCTTCAACCCAAAAATCACCTATTGCAATTTCAAAGTTACCTCCAAAAATGAGGCCATCACTGAGTTCATTATCTGATTTGGTTTCTAGAGGTGTACCTGATGTAAGAGAAAAAAGTTTCAAGTTTTCACAATCACCGAAGCAAGCATCAATAAAAGAAGCTTCATAtacttcttcatcatcttcaaatgATTCGACGACCGATTACAGTAGTGACTCAAGTGATGATTCTGACTCCAGCAGTTCATCAGATGATTCTGAAGGTTATATTAGCATAAAATTTGCAAGccaaaattaaagaagaaaaagaaaaatacaGGTGGATTTGCCTCACTCATCGCAGATTccaaaaagaaataaactTAAAACTATTTGCATTTTCTAATATGAtagatattaatatatagaGATAGATAGAAATAAAGACACATTCcgttataaataatatatacaatttctttgaataaatGTTGAATGGATTGAATAATTCTAAACATTTACAAGCTATTGAGTAAATAGTATTAAGTAATAAAGCAAAAATCTTAAAGATCATCATATGTTTGCTATTTTATTGCTTCCtctaatgaaattaattgcGGAATCTCtattaatttcaacaactgtagatattttattttcatacTTTACACGGAAGAATTTATCAGCAACCTGCAGCATATCGGTTCTAAAAGTTGTACAGATAAATTGAGCATTTGATGATAAAGATTTTATGACATCAGCTACAGCTGTTCTATATTGCTTATCCAGAGCAGCATctatttcatcaaataaataaaatggtGCTGGGTCAACCATTTGAATGGCTAAAATCATAGCAATAGCGCACACAGTTTTTTGGCCCCCGGATAGTTGTTCCACATGCAATTGTTCATCTCTTTTAGAATTGAATGACACAGATATAGATACCCCGGTATAGACTAGTTCACTAATATTTTGAGAATCAGTATTAATGTCCATTGAAGCTAAACTATCATCAGAACGACGATgtataattaaatttgcaGTACCTCGTGGAACCAATTTTTCGAAAACTTTAGTAAAATTTTCAGATACCTTCTTAAATGTTGTATCTACTGCCGTAATTTTTTGCTCCTTTAATTGTGTAATTAATTCTTGAATTGAATTCTTCGAGTCATCTAATTCTTTTGCCCTTTCAACCAgttcattttgtttttcaGAAAACTTCTTGAAATTCTCAAATGCTCTTTTATTCACATTATGCAATGTAGAGAGTTCTTTagttatattattcaattcattcAGTAGCTCGTCACTACTTGATTCCTGATATTTGCTTAATGACTCTTCAGGTAGTAGACCGAGTTCTCTAATCTTTTGTTGAATTTCATCACGTCTTGAAGCTAATGTGTATTTCTTAATCATAATCTTTTCAGTGTCTTTCTGAAAGttatctaattttttcaataatagtTTTTGCTGTGAATTAGCCTTATCtagaattttttgattattcatCTTCTCAGATTTTAATTGTTCTAGTTCATTTTGAAGTTTAGTAAATTCTAATTTGGCTCTAGAATATGCTTCTAAAAGCAAGTCCCTTTCAGAAGTCGCAGATTTTAATTCGTTTTTAAGACCAATGACGTAAGAATCATTCGATGTCGAAATTTTGGCTTTCAGGTTATTATACTGAGGTATTAACTTTGCATCAAGTTGTGCTCTCAATTTATCCAATGAGCCAGAAACGTCATCTAATTCTTCAGTAATCTCATTCAATTTCTCTGATCTTTCTGATATGGATATGGTGATGTTCTCTAGGTCAACTTTTTCAACTTCTGACAATTCGCTATCAAAAGGCTGTTCTCTATCTTTGAGAAAGGTTTCAAGGTTTTTGCCACTCGAATCCAGatgtttttcaatattattaattttatccTTTAATTTACGTATAGATTCTTCAGCTATCGCCTTCTCACctcttttattatttaattttaaatttaaattatcaatattagTCAACATTGTTTCttgtttatttgtttctGCTTTAATCAAACTATTTTGCTGATCGATACTCGAATccatttcatttaatttttggtGAATCGTATCTAATTCTAAAGTTATTTGTTTAAATTGAGCGTTTGCGTTCTTCAAATCCTTTAAAGCATccaatttcattttctgaTGTTGGTCATAGTAACCACCGGTTAATTCACCTCTTTTATCGGCACGGTCACCATCCAGTGTTATTGCATTCATTTTAAATCTCTTTGCCAGTTTACTACCTTCTCCCAGATCCTTTACCACAATAGTTTTGCCAAATACGTGCATGACAGCTTTTTCGTATCTGACGTCAaatttaatctttttaattaatggAGTACATGAAGCTTGATCATTTGGTGGATAAGTGAAATTTGAATCCATACGGATTCTATTCAACGGCATGAAAGTGACTCTACCACCCTTCATGCGATACAGTTCATCCATTATTAATGAAGCTGTCTCATCTGTATCGACAACGatattgaataaagaaTTACCACCGATTACTTCTGCACATCTCTTATATTTTTCGCTAACCTTAATTAGTTCACCTAATGTCCCTAACACGGCATCATCTGGTAAATTTAACTTATCAACAATCtctttaacatttttaataccATTTGCCACGGAACGATGCATAGTTTCATTCAGTATCCTTTCTGACCTTTTCACCCCTTCTGACATATTTTCAAGAATCGTTTGTAATCTTTGTTCTTCTCTCCATAGCTCCCTACGAGCATCAAATTTTTGACTATATTCTGTCTTCACCTTCGCTATCTTTTCTTTGACTTCATCCAACTCGCCCAACACTACTGGTCCTTGAgttgaatcaattaaatcttcaatatcttcatcaaGTTTTTTCACCTCTTGCTCATTGTATTCTTGTTCGCTTGTCAATTGTTCTTTATTAGTTTTTAACAATGtaaattcttcttttatatttgcGACCTCTTCATCTATCCATTTGTTACGTTCTTCAACAGTAGTGAATTTCGCATATTTAcctttttttatcattaaattcttttgtCTTTCTTGAAGAGATGCTAACACTGACCttaattcattttcttgCTTAgtcaattcttcaaattttggCAGGCATTCAGCAACTAGCTTtcgtttttcttttatagCATCacttaaaatattcagaTTATTCTgatcaatttttgtttgttcTTCCTGTGAGTTAATCTGAGATTGTATATCATTTATAGTTACATCATAATTTGCAACTTTATTTTGTAGATCAgtgaaatgaaattttgCCTGTTGAAGTTCAGTGGTACCTTTTAACTTTAACGATGCTTCTGTATTTTGAAGAGTTTTTGTAATGTCTACAACAATACCTTCTCTTTTATCTAGCTCTTGTAAATACTGTTCTGAAGTATATAAGATATTGGTATATTCAgattctaatttttctatttgattaataatatcGTTCAATTCACGATCATACAATGTAAATTGAAAGACCTTCCTATCACCTTCCAAGTCATTGTACTTTTCTAGTTCCTTACGTTCTTCCTCCATttcatctaatttttttgtcaATTCTTTCATCTCTTTTGCAATTTGCATTCTCTTTTTCTCAGTTTCTTCCATTTTCTTAAGAGAAGCCGTCAACTTGGCTTCAAACGACTTAGCACCAACAACATCTTCCAATATTTGCAATCTCTCTTTATCTTTTGCATTAGTCAAAGCAACAATTCTACCTTGTGGAACAATGTTGTAAGGATTACTCATCGAGAAGCCAGTACTTTCCATCATTCTAACGATGTCTGATTTAGTTACATTTCTGTCATTAATCTGATAATCATCTTTTTTCAAACCGACTGTTCTTCTGATAGAGACAGTACTATCTGGATTTACTGCCACACCTGAAGGTAAAATCATAGAATTACCAGGATCATAAAATTGAATCTCAACTGATGCACTCATAACTGAACCCGAACCTTGATGAATGAGACCTTgtctttcttctcttttaaGATTAGAGTAATCATCACTTAAGACAAATCGAATGGCAGCAAAGAAATTTGATTTACCAGAACCATTGGAACCGATTATAATGTTATAATGTGGAGAAAAATCATCGATTATAGTTTCGTTTCTATAGGTTTTGAAACCTTTGATAATaactttttgaatataCATTTTTTGTTAATGACTATACCCCAAAGTACTTCTAACCTCTTTTGCTTTAAACCAGTCTAGATATATACTGTTGCAAGAActtatatcaaataaaatgttttttaTCGTAACTATTTTTATAGAACTTAAATTGTAagcatatttattttactttaGATTTactaatatttatttacgCGTTATTACCTTTACGCGTGTaacaatttatattatattagtattaatatttatatattcataaaaCTTGAACATTTAGTATGCCATCTTGATTAATCATAGCGGTCAGATTAACCATGATTTTCCTTTCAGTTAAATTGGACAACAAAAACTTATAAgtaataaatttgtttCAAAGTTTACTTTCTCTATATATGGATAGTCTCATGCAATTTTTCGTTTCATAGAGTATTGATGTCATCAGGCATTAGCCCATTGTAAAACATAAATAGCACCTGATATAACAATGATACTGACAGGTAAACTTAGAACAACGTAACCCCAGAACAGAATGCTTGCCATTTCAGCTTCAAAGAATTCATTTAGTTGCGTTATTTGGGTTAGTTGGATAGCTGGAGGAGAAACAGTCAATAAGAAACcaacaattaaaaagattGGATCATCTAATATACTCTTATTAATGTACTTGACTGCCAATGTAATTATCGGTAACAGAATCATTGAAGGTAGAATCATCCTACCGATAATCGAACCTATGACTAATTTATTGTGATTATAAGTTTTTGGGAAAGTTTCAATGTTTGGATATAAATTAGAACCTAGtacaatt from the Tetrapisispora phaffii CBS 4417 chromosome 9, complete genome genome contains:
- the NET1 gene encoding Net1p (similar to Saccharomyces cerevisiae NET1 (YJL076W) and TOF2 (YKR010C); ancestral locus Anc_1.294), with the protein product MYKLQIELVPLNNASNAASVINDPYNQFYGNGNNNSISSDLKGRVPSFQVSQLHQYQDRTFTNTNNSFVLPSHSSFNNNGNKKFLLFTKQSNSLYDLSQEIIAKCEKMYSDMKQTIDIESLQDCNGCDLDPDFIVKDVFLYDNNVRVILKHDIEFNNDKRSVSSYGLSKKRKMNNGVAQQISAPLSSPYRDQSSKTNNKLRISTPLANQIYPNQTQQKKEQLALATQVDTAAVDRSFLPPPFQPQSPGIVISSGADKSKRILSMDDQNNSVSKSETVDPDKSKRQILLSGAPLMSTMTPNRVTLTGQRVVSEKSNINSKEVFTSMEKNGLKTPRITSGMLKIPEPKIQEAERALQEGPSSPASALPLKNNITPKKDKSDNITFSSEDEDRKDSSSKPSNYHERSIANDNGSPVRQAQFDDKFQILNLKNLPSSNEAPAQLRKSSLEEKVQSKSNSDLFEKVEPRIINNFNEIKEGNTEAINPKISKLFSNSRSIVGSKADSSHFESKNTESIDDKAATDEDEDDVGNETVRINKNITTNTAPVNSDAERRKLEQEEKKKLAQMRKKAAEEKQILLEVEKHRLVEAAKQKAAEEKQRLLEEEKQKAAEAARKKIAEEKQRLLEAAKKKAAEEKQRLLEEEKQKAAEEKQRLLEEEKQKAAEAARKKIAEEKQRLLQEKEKKAIEEKQKLVQQKQRLDKVAKQKAMEEKYKLLEEEKKKSAGHQPASTSVATPVNSIAGVNILKELKAKYTDPQPRVSSGLKPNSNSSDDSSEDDSSNSSSSEQSSSSEESGEEENSHKKVRRGIVGTPKGQLGTRTPPLRSTSSTATTSLLNNDDKSKMAVTKKSPSDKIEESLSIASTQKSPIAISKLPPKMRPSLSSLSDLVSRGVPDVREKSFKFSQSPKQASIKEASYTSSSSSNDSTTDYSSDSSDDSDSSSSSDDSEGYISIKFASQN
- the SMC3 gene encoding cohesin subunit SMC3 (similar to Saccharomyces cerevisiae SMC3 (YJL074C); ancestral locus Anc_1.295), which translates into the protein MYIQKVIIKGFKTYRNETIIDDFSPHYNIIIGSNGSGKSNFFAAIRFVLSDDYSNLKREERQGLIHQGSGSVMSASVEIQFYDPGNSMILPSGVAVNPDSTVSIRRTVGLKKDDYQINDRNVTKSDIVRMMESTGFSMSNPYNIVPQGRIVALTNAKDKERLQILEDVVGAKSFEAKLTASLKKMEETEKKRMQIAKEMKELTKKLDEMEEERKELEKYNDLEGDRKVFQFTLYDRELNDIINQIEKLESEYTNILYTSEQYLQELDKREGIVVDITKTLQNTEASLKLKGTTELQQAKFHFTDLQNKVANYDVTINDIQSQINSQEEQTKIDQNNLNILSDAIKEKRKLVAECLPKFEELTKQENELRSVLASLQERQKNLMIKKGKYAKFTTVEERNKWIDEEVANIKEEFTLLKTNKEQLTSEQEYNEQEVKKLDEDIEDLIDSTQGPVVLGELDEVKEKIAKVKTEYSQKFDARRELWREEQRLQTILENMSEGVKRSERILNETMHRSVANGIKNVKEIVDKLNLPDDAVLGTLGELIKVSEKYKRCAEVIGGNSLFNIVVDTDETASLIMDELYRMKGGRVTFMPLNRIRMDSNFTYPPNDQASCTPLIKKIKFDVRYEKAVMHVFGKTIVVKDLGEGSKLAKRFKMNAITLDGDRADKRGELTGGYYDQHQKMKLDALKDLKNANAQFKQITLELDTIHQKLNEMDSSIDQQNSLIKAETNKQETMLTNIDNLNLKLNNKRGEKAIAEESIRKLKDKINNIEKHLDSSGKNLETFLKDREQPFDSELSEVEKVDLENITISISERSEKLNEITEELDDVSGSLDKLRAQLDAKLIPQYNNLKAKISTSNDSYVIGLKNELKSATSERDLLLEAYSRAKLEFTKLQNELEQLKSEKMNNQKILDKANSQQKLLLKKLDNFQKDTEKIMIKKYTLASRRDEIQQKIRELGLLPEESLSKYQESSSDELLNELNNITKELSTLHNVNKRAFENFKKFSEKQNELVERAKELDDSKNSIQELITQLKEQKITAVDTTFKKVSENFTKVFEKLVPRGTANLIIHRRSDDSLASMDINTDSQNISELVYTGVSISVSFNSKRDEQLHVEQLSGGQKTVCAIAMILAIQMVDPAPFYLFDEIDAALDKQYRTAVADVIKSLSSNAQFICTTFRTDMLQVADKFFRVKYENKISTVVEINRDSAINFIRGSNKIANI